One segment of Bradyrhizobium sp. WD16 DNA contains the following:
- a CDS encoding ABC transporter ATP-binding protein → MAYLELDRVGKQFGAQTVVEDFSLAVGKGEFISFLGPSGCGKTTTLQMIAGFLDPSHGAIRLEGRDLTAVPPARRALGIVFQSYALFPHMTAAENVAFGLEMRRVPRTERAERARAALAMVGLAGYEDRHPRRMSGGQQQRVALARALVIRPSVLLLDEPLSNLDAKLREDMQIELRQIQRTLGTTTILVTHDQSEAMSLSDRIVVMSQGRIEQIGTPQETYERPASAFVSRFLGKTNDFAATVDRTTAPARLVAGSWSAAAPAGLSGSVTVSIRPERIGFGDAGLAAKIVTRIFQGNHWLFQCDSECGPAIVIRQNDGQAQPAEGDAVRLAWRPDDMSLRAGGAA, encoded by the coding sequence ATGGCCTATCTCGAGCTCGATCGGGTCGGGAAGCAGTTCGGGGCGCAGACTGTGGTCGAGGACTTCAGCCTCGCGGTCGGCAAGGGGGAGTTCATCTCCTTTCTCGGGCCGTCCGGCTGCGGCAAGACCACAACCTTGCAGATGATCGCGGGCTTTCTCGATCCCTCACACGGGGCGATCCGGTTGGAGGGCAGGGACCTGACGGCGGTGCCCCCGGCCAGACGCGCGCTCGGCATCGTGTTCCAGAGCTATGCGCTGTTTCCGCACATGACCGCGGCGGAGAACGTCGCCTTCGGTCTCGAGATGCGGCGGGTGCCGCGGACCGAGCGGGCCGAGCGCGCCCGCGCCGCACTCGCAATGGTCGGCCTTGCCGGCTACGAGGACCGCCATCCGCGCCGCATGTCCGGTGGCCAGCAGCAGCGTGTGGCGCTCGCCCGCGCGCTGGTGATCCGGCCGAGCGTGCTCCTGCTCGACGAGCCGCTGTCGAACCTCGACGCCAAGCTGCGCGAGGACATGCAGATCGAGCTGCGCCAGATCCAGCGCACGCTCGGCACCACCACGATCCTCGTCACCCATGACCAGAGCGAGGCGATGTCGCTGTCAGACCGGATCGTGGTCATGAGTCAGGGACGCATCGAGCAGATCGGCACACCGCAGGAGACCTACGAGCGGCCGGCTTCGGCGTTCGTGTCGCGATTTCTCGGCAAGACAAATGATTTTGCCGCGACGGTCGATCGGACGACCGCTCCCGCGCGGCTGGTTGCCGGCTCCTGGAGCGCCGCGGCGCCGGCGGGGCTGAGCGGTTCGGTGACGGTCAGCATCCGTCCCGAGCGGATCGGTTTTGGCGATGCTGGGCTGGCCGCGAAGATCGTCACCCGGATCTTCCAGGGCAATCACTGGCTGTTCCAGTGCGACAGCGAATGCGGCCCGGCGATCGTGATCCGCCAGAACGACGGCCAGGCGCAGCCGGCCGAAGGCGACGCCGTTCGCCTTGCCTGGCGTCCCGATGACATGAGCCTGCGCGCCGGAGGCGCCGCATGA
- a CDS encoding ABC transporter substrate-binding protein, with the protein MKPLSLLTAVGISALAAVPSVASAEQQTLYVAGYGGLFEKTIRDEVIPAFEKENGVKVQYVAGNSTDTLARLQAQKGNQQIDVAIVDDGPMYQALQLGFCGKLDGLQADLYDVARIKDDRAVAIGIVATGLMYNTKVFAEKGWAPPTSWNDLKDPKYQKQVVIPPINNTYGLEALIMLAKMNGGSEANVDAGFRIFRNDINPNVLAYEPSPGKMTELFQSGQAVIAVWGTGRVQSFANTGFPVDFVYPKEGAATLLTTACPVAKPNASPLASSFIKLLLDPKIQLLMLKDYGDSPVLKSVVVPPELGRMAPIGERAAKLYAPDWTVINDKREEWTRRWNREVER; encoded by the coding sequence ATGAAGCCTCTCAGCCTTCTGACTGCGGTCGGCATCTCGGCGCTCGCGGCGGTTCCGTCGGTCGCCTCGGCCGAGCAACAGACGCTCTACGTCGCCGGTTATGGCGGCTTGTTCGAGAAGACCATCCGCGACGAGGTGATCCCGGCCTTCGAGAAGGAGAATGGCGTCAAGGTCCAATACGTCGCCGGCAACTCGACGGATACGCTGGCCAGGCTCCAGGCCCAGAAGGGCAACCAGCAGATCGACGTCGCCATCGTCGATGACGGTCCGATGTACCAGGCGCTCCAGCTCGGCTTCTGCGGCAAGCTCGATGGCTTGCAAGCCGATCTCTACGACGTGGCCCGCATCAAGGACGATCGCGCCGTGGCGATCGGTATCGTCGCGACCGGCCTCATGTACAACACCAAGGTATTTGCGGAGAAGGGCTGGGCCCCGCCGACCTCCTGGAACGATCTGAAGGATCCGAAGTACCAGAAGCAGGTCGTCATTCCGCCGATCAACAACACCTACGGCCTCGAAGCGCTGATCATGCTCGCGAAGATGAACGGCGGCAGCGAAGCCAACGTCGACGCCGGCTTCAGGATCTTCAGGAACGACATCAATCCGAACGTGCTCGCCTACGAGCCCTCGCCGGGCAAGATGACCGAGCTGTTCCAGTCCGGCCAGGCCGTGATCGCGGTGTGGGGGACGGGGCGCGTGCAGAGTTTCGCCAATACCGGCTTCCCCGTCGACTTCGTCTACCCCAAGGAAGGCGCGGCAACGCTGCTGACGACCGCCTGTCCGGTCGCCAAGCCCAACGCCTCTCCGCTCGCCTCCAGCTTCATCAAGCTGCTGCTCGATCCGAAGATCCAGCTCCTGATGCTGAAGGATTATGGCGACAGCCCGGTGCTGAAATCGGTCGTGGTGCCGCCGGAGCTCGGCAGGATGGCGCCGATCGGCGAGCGCGCGGCGAAGCTCTATGCGCCCGACTGGACAGTCATCAACGACAAGCGCGAGGAGTGGACCAGGCGCTGGAACCGCGAAGTCGAGCGCTGA